The genomic interval ATCGTTGACCAGTCATCATAGTCAGGAGCACGTCCATCGTGCTTTTCGCCATTGGCAAGCTTTCCACCGATGCCGATGAGGAACACTGCTCCGTACTTTTTGCATATTGCATCCTCACGCTCCTTTGGAGTCATGTCAGGATACATAGCGAGCAGTTCCTCAGAGTGTATGAAGTGAATCTTCTCAGGCAGGAAAGGCTTAATCTGCGAATAAGTCTCACAAACGAGATACTCCGTGCGGCGTATGGCAGCATAGATGCGCTCCACGATATTCTTCAGGAACGCTATGGTGCGGTCTTCCTTGGTGATGACAGCCTCCCAGTCCCATTGGTCAACATATAGGGAGTGCAGATTGTCCAGCTCCTCGTCGGCACGTATAGCATTCATGTCGGTGTATATTCCGTAGCCAGGCTCCACTCCGTTCTCTGCAAGCGACAGGCGCTTCCATTTTGCCAAAGAATGAACAACTTCGGCACGTGCATCGCCAAGATCTTTTATTGGGAATGTTACTGCACGCTCCACACCATTGAGGTCATCGTTAATACCGAGTCCCTTCAACACGAAAAGAGGAGCTGTGACACGACGCAGACGCAATTCCGTGGAAAGATTCTGCTGGAAGAAATCCTTGATCAGCTTGATGCCCTGCTCAGTCTGCTTGGCATCAAGAAGCTGCTTGTAGTCTATGGGTTTGATTAATGTACTCATCCCTATAAATTGATGTAAAAACAATTATTTTATAATAATACCGTGCAAAAGTAACAAAAAAGAAGAAATATACAAAAAAAATATTGTAATTTTGCGTTTAACTATGACACGTAAAGAACTATACTCACAAGTTTTGAGCTTTTTTGCAGAAAAGATGCCAGAAGCTGACACCGAACTGGAGTTTGCCGACACCTTTCAGCTGGTAGTGGCAGTAGTACTAAGTGCGCAGTGTACAGACAAGCGCGTAAACATGGTGACGCCTGCGCTGTTCCGTCGTTTTCCGAATGCGAGAGCCATGGCTGAAAGCAGCGCTGACGAGATCTACGAATATGTGAAGAGCGTCTCCTACCCTAACAGTAAGGCAAGCCATCTTTTTGAGATGTCAAAGCTCTTGGTGGAGCGCCATAACGGCGAGGTGCCTTCGACTATGGACGAGCTGCTGGCTCTGCCTGGCATAGGACGCAAAACTGCCAATGTGGTGCAAGCCGTTGCCTTTGGCCGCTCAACATTGGCAGTTGATACTCATGTCTTTCGTGTCAGTCATCGCTTAGGCCTTGTCAGCAAGTCGGCCAACACCCCATTTAAGGTTGAAACGGAACTGACCAAGCACATCCCCGACGAGATTATTCCCCGTGCCCACCACTGGCTGCTGCTTCATGGGCGCTATGTCTGCACAGCGAGGAATCCCAAGTGTGACGATTGCGGATTGTGCAATCTCTGCAAGGACTATCTCACTCGCAAGCCATCGCCCACACGAATCTGATAGGTAGGTGGCAGGTTATTCATCTTGTAGAGATATTTCACTCTGATGCCATACTTCTGGGCTATGTAGTACATTGACTCGCCAGCGCTGACATAGTGCAGGCGATTCTTGTATTCGCGAGGTGCCTTGCGCGCCTTCTTGCGAAGCCATACCACCTCGCCCTCTTCAAGCACATCGTTCTTGTCACGCTCGTTATACTTGGCAAGCTTCCTGTAAGAAACTCCTAACTCCTTACCAAGTGACTTATATGTGTCACCACGACGGGCTATGACATAATAGTTCTTGTTAAACGACTTTACAGGATGGGATATACTGAATCCAAAGCCATTCTTGCTCTTAGAACCTCCTGCACGGTCATACTGGTCAAGTTCATAAAGCTCAATGAGCTCAATGAGCTTCTTCGGATACTGCGGATTAGTGGCATAGCCACACGCCTTGAGGCCATGAGCCCATCCCTTGTAGTCAGTCGTCTTCAAGCTGAACAGACGACTGTATCGCTGACTCTGTGCAAGGAACTTCGAATGGTCCTCGTAGGAATCAAATGCCGACTTATACACTCTGAAGCATTCGTTCTTACGGTCATCGTCCTTATACATCGTGCGTCCTGTCCATCCGTGGCACTTTATTCCGAAATGGTTATTACCCTTGCGTGCCAACTCACTATTGCCAGCGCCTGACTCAAACAGTCCCTGGGCAAGAGTTATCGATGCAGGTATCTTCCATCGGCGCATCTCCTCGATGGCTACATCCTTGTACTGGTTAACGTAATTCTGATATTGCTGGTTCCATTTCATTTGCGCATTAATGCACAAAGGGATGGAAAACAACAGTAAAAATAGTAGTTTTTTCATTCTGATAGTAAATTCTTTTGCAAAAGTAATTGTTTTCAGAGAGTTTTTACTATTTTTGCAAAGGAAATTATCAATAACATGAAAGAAATAACACTTGAATCTAAAATTCGCGTCTGTCAAAAGGACGAGCTCCCTGACGACGAACGTAACCTTGTTGAGCTTGCGATAGAGGCCACTGCCAACTCCTATGCTCCCCATTCCCACTTTCATGTAGGTGCAGCATTGCTTCTTGCCAATGGTAAGATTGTCAAAGGCTGCAATCAGGAGAATGCTGTTTTACCGGCAGGAGTGTGTGCTGAACGTTCCGCCATTTTCTCTGCTGGTGCACAATATCCTGATCAGGCTGTAACGAAACTTGCCATAGCTGCCCGTGCTGGCGACGGAAAGCTGACTGAGCTGCCTGTAAGCCCATGCGGAATATGCCGTCAGGTGATGGTAGAGACTGAGACGCGCTTCCAACAACCCATGCGCATACTTCTCTATGGTGAAACGGGAGTCTATGTCATTGACGGAATAAAAGAGCTCATGCCACTGGCATTCACAGAGTTCTAACTTCTTACCTCTAACCTCTTACCTCTAACCTCTTACCTCTCACCTCTAACCTCTAACCTCTAACCTCTAATAACAACCAAGTCCCTTGGCTGGCGACTCCTCCTTCAAGTGAAAATCGTAGATGAAGTTGGTCTCGTCAACGAGTACGAAGTGTTTCTTTCCAGATATTTCGTCGGAAGGTTTCTCCCAAAGTATCTGTTTATAGTGTACGGTATCGTTTTCAACTTGCGGCGTGCGCAACAGGGTGTTTATGAAGAGATAGTTAAACGCCGCATCCTCTGACTCCTGCTTACCCAGAATCTCGTCATTGGCATAGCCTGTGAGTATGGAGTTTGTCATCTGGAACTGCTCCAGCGGGTAAGGAGCGTTATTAAACTTGTTGTATATCTGCAGGGCCACATTACGCTGAGCCGAGAACGGATAGAACTGTGCGATGGTACAGCTATCCATGATGACTGCTCCGCCATATACCAACACACAGCTGCCAAGCATGTTTGACAGCTGACATTTCTTTATGCCGGCATAGGTGTTATACAATTCGAGTCCATTGCCCTTACAGTTATGTACAATAGAGTTTTCCATGTAAAGGCGCTGGTTCTGTGATGAGAGCTTTGCCGAGTCACATATCACGCCATACATTGCGCTGCGCAACTCAGTGTTCTTCAGCTCATTGCCTTCAGACGAACCATAGAGATGTATTCCCTCCCACTGACCACTTACACGGTCGTAAGGCAGATAGGCAAACATGTGGTCAAGACGATCACCACGCATCAGCACAGAGTCGGTCTTCAACGTTCCATAGACATTTATCCCTGCCTTGTCATGAAAATAAAGTTGAGTATTCAGAATCTTCAGTGTGACACCTTCGCCAACAGTTATTCCGCCATAGACTACAATAGGCTTAGAAGACTGTATCGTAGAGTCGTTAGTGACCTTCAAGTCCTTTACTGACAAGGCATCCCACGCATAGCCGCGAAGATTGACGCTCTGCTCCACCCCACTCTCAAGGGCAAACACAATATCGTCAGTGATAAGCTGAACCAAAGACCGCAGGTTCTCAGGTGCTGTCAACTCTACAAACACGCGAAGGCTGTCACCCTTGCGCAACTCCAGATCGCTGACCGATGAGCCTCTGGCGTTGTCGAGAAATGTGCCATCGACATTCACCCTATAGCCCGTCTGATTGCCCTTGCGCAGGAACGCCTGACTGATACGTACACCATCTGAGTTGTTGTTATAGACCCAGAAAGAATATGTTGCCGAGCCTACGGAAGAGAACACGGTGTCCAGCTTTATGGTGTCGCTGGAGAACGTCAGACGTGCGTTCCGGCTCGTGGTGAACGACTCATCGTCCTGACACGACAAGCACAGCAGCGTTATAGTGAATAGAAAGAATAAAATCCGTTTCATCATATACGATAAAACGGATTTTATGTCGATTTATTGTCTTAACGTCCCAGAATGAAACACGCCTGGAACTAAAGACCTTAGCTTACTTGCCGAAATAGCGCTTCAGCAGGCCAGCGAAGCCTGCGCCATGACGAGCCTCGTCCTTTGCCATCTCGTGAACGGTATCGTGGATAGCGTCGAAGCCAGCAGCCTTAGCATTCTTTGCAATGCGGAACTTATCCTCACATGCGCCAGCCTCAGCAGCAGCACGCTTCTCAAGGTTGGTCTTTGTGTCAGCCCATACGCACTCACCAAGGAGCTCTGCGAAACGGCTTGCATGGTCAGCCTCTTCGAAAGCATAGCGCTTGAAAGCCTCAGCAATCTCAGGATAGCCCTCACGGTCAGCCTGACGAGCCATAGCCAGATACTGGCCTACCTCGCTGCACTCACCGTTAAAGTGTGCACGCAGATCGTTAATCATCTCTTCTGATACACCCTCGAGCTTACCATCACCAATCTTATGAACGGTAGCATAAGTCATGTCGGCATCGTCCTTAAGCTCAGAGAACTTAGAAGCTGGAGCCTTACAGATTGGACACTTCTCGGGAGGATTCTCGCCTTCGTAGATATAACCACACACGGCGCAAATGAACTTTTTCTTCATAGTAACATTAGTATTTGTTTAATAAAAAAAATTTTGAATAGATTGTTTTGCAAATATAGGCATAAAAAAATAATTCCACAAATATTTTTGCAGAATTATTTTTCATAAGGCCGTTTTTAATCAAAAAATAATCAATTATAAACAACGACAAAGGGCATGCTCTCAAAAAGCACACCCCTTGTTATAGTGAACTATAAATAAGTCAATATTAGTTCTTGAAGAAGTCCTTAACATCCTCGTTAGGAACCATCTGCTCATCGAAGATGTAAGCGCCAGTCTTTGGGCTGCGAACCATCTTGATGACCTTTGAATAAGCGCGACCATCCTTCGAACCTTCGTGGAGGGTTGCAACGGTTTTCTTTGCCATGCGTAGTTACCTTTCTTACTTAATCTCCTTGTGAAGAGTCATCTTCTTCAGGATAGGGTTATACTTCATCAGCTCCATGCGCTCAGGCGTGTTCTTACGATTCTTTGTCGTAACATAACGACTTGTACCGCCAAGGCCGCTGTTCTTCATCTCTGTGCACTCCAGAACAACCTGGACGCGATTACCTTTTGCTTTCTTGCTTGCCATGGTTATCTTTCCTCCTCATATATTAATTACCCCATGCGAACACCTTCTTGTCGAGGTCGTTCCATGTGAGGTAACCCTTGTCTACTGCCTGACGAATGGCAGCATCAAGACCTATTTTATTAATTAAACGCAGACCAGCTGCACTGATCTTAAGGCTAATCCAGCAGTTCTGCTCTACCCAGAAGAACTTCTTGCTGAACAGGTTGACGTCAAAGCTGCGCTTTGTGCGGTGCTTTGAGTGAGACACGTTGTTACCTATCTGTGCCTTCTTGCCTGTGATTTGACAAACTTTAGACATTGCTATCTACTTTCTTTTTAAGTCTTTAAATACTTACTTACTCCAAACAGGGTGCAAAGGTACAATAAAATATTGAAGTTTGAATATGAGAGATTAAATATTCTCCCATTTCTTAATATTATTTAACCAAACATCATCTTTTTATGTCTTTGGATTCCTGTTTGTCTCTATTTTTTACACCACTATAAAAGCATGTTTTCATTTTTTTGCACAGAGCGCACGGAGTTTCCGTAGTTCTTCTTCGACCACGAATTATACAAATTGAACGAATTAATTTCTCCGTGATTCTGAATCTAAGATGAATTTATATTCCATTCCGCATGGATAAATTCGTTTTATTTGTAAAATTCGTGGTCGTTTAATATATCCGAAGTCGAATTATTCTGCCGATGTCTCTGCCTCTTCCGCATCTTCCTGCTTCAGGAAATCGCGGAACAGTTGTATTGCCACGTTCGTAGCTATGGCAAGGTTTATGTCACGTCCGTGGTCTTCCTCCACCTTACGTGTTGTCACCTTGTCCTTTGTGCCGCAAGCCAGCCAGATGGTGCCCACGGGAATCTCTTTTGTGCCACCGCCAGGACCGGCGAAGCCTGTTGCAGCAATGGCATAGTCAGTATCCAGTGTCGCGCATGCACCTTTCACCATTTCCACGGCAACCTCCTCACACACGGCAGTCTTCTCTTCGAGCAAGTCGTGAGACACGCCGAGCAATCGCTCTTTCACCTCATTAACATAGCAGATGATGCCGCCCTTGAAATATTTTGAAGCGCCAGGCACAGCTATCACGGCCTCAGCTATACGTCCACCTGTGCAACTCTCTGCTGTTGCCAGCGTCTTCTCTTTCTCCCAAAGCAGTTCGCTTATCTCCCTGCTAATAATCTTACTTTCAAAATCCATGTATTTCTTTGACTTTTTACTGTTTCACTTTTTATTTAAATGTCACTTTCGAGAAAGCAGGAGCATCTATTGAGCAGAACTCCTTGTCCATATACTTATAATAGCCCACTATACCTATCATCGCTGCATTGTCGGTGGTATAGCTGAACTTTGGTATATATACCGTCCATCCGAAGCGCTTTGCATAGTCGTGGAACGCGTTACGCAGTCCGTTGTTTGCACTCACTCCGCCAGCCACAGCCACATGCTTTATGCCAGTGTCCTTCACAGCCAGCTTCAGCTTCTTCATCAGTATGTCAACGATGGTCCACTCCAGCGATGCTGCCAGGTCCTCCTTGTGATGCTCCACGAAGTCGGGATCATCCTCCACCCATTTCTTCAGGTTGTAGAGGAACGATGTCTTCAGTCCCGAGAAGCTATAGTCATAGCCAGGTATATGAGGCTCGGCAAACTGGTATGCCTTCGGGTTGCCCTGTCGTGCCAGTCGGTCGATGATTGGTCCGCCTGGGTAGCCCAGTCCCATCACCTTCGAGCACTTGTCTATTGCCTCTCCTGCAGCATCGTCTATGGTCTGTCCCAGCACCTCCATGTCGTTATACGCGCGTACCAATACTATCTGTGAGTTACCACCCGACACCAAAAGACAGATGAATGGGAAGGGAGGGTGAACCTCTCCCGACCTCCCCAAAGGGGAGGAGTTCCCTTCGGCACCCTTTTGCGCCAGTCCCTCCCCTCCTTCGGAGGGGCTGGGGGAGGTAATAAAGTGTGCCATCACATGTCCCTGCAGATGGTTCACATCTATCATCGGTATGCCGAGCGAGCGTGCGAAGCCCTTCGCGAAGTTCACTCCCACGAGCAGCGAGCCCATCAGTCCCGGTCCGCGTGTGAATGCCACTGCCGACAGCTGTTCCTTCGTTATCCCTGCCCGCTTGATAGCCTCGCTCACAACGGGCACCACGTTCTGTTGGTGAGCCCTTGATGCCAGCTCAGGCACCACGCCGCCGTATGCCTCATGCACAGCCTGTGATGCTGTCACGTTCGACAGCAGCACGCCGTTTTTCAGCACGGCTGCCGACGTATCGTCGCAGCTCGACTCTATACCTAATATATATATGTCTTTCTCCATTTTCTCCTTTTTGGGTGCAAAGGTACGATTAAGCGAGGAAAAATGCAAATTTATTTGCAATTTTCCGAGCGAAAGTACCCTTAAGTTATTCACTTATTCACTTATTCACTTTGGACATTTAGGTTTTTCAAAAACCGAAAAGGGTGGAAGGGATGAGAAACGGGAATGAAAAACATGGTGGAGAAAAAATATTGAAATAATAATTTATATTATATATATTAATAATATATATAATATAAAATTTTCGTTTCAAGAAAAGCTCAATACACAGATGTCCAAAGTGAATAAGTGAATAAGTGAATAACCTGCCCCATTCATACGGAAATTGTTTACTTTTTTTGTGCAAGAAAAAAATTTCGCTATATATTCGTAAACCGCAATGACAACGTCGTACCTTTGCGATGTGTTTGAGATGCATCGCGATGACACATAAGAGCGTTTAGAAAGAACGCAAGCAGTAATCAGTAAGAACGCCACAAGCGATTAGGTTTGAACCTTTTCACAGATTGAAACGGGCGGTTTGCTGAAATAATTTGCGGTGAACGAGAGCAATGCATACCTTTGTGAGTGAAAAAAAACAAACATGCGAAACTTAAACAAACTGACAATTATGAAGCAATTGATAATTTCGACGATGCTCATAGCATCGGTCATCACAGTGATGACATGCTGCTCTGTTGAAGATCCTTACGAGGCATGGAGCGGCGCATACGGATGGGACAACGGCGGTGGCAACGGAAGCTCAGAGACGACAGGTGAACTGTCTACATTTGACATCGCTATAGACCAGACAACGGCGGAGCCTACAGAGGTGGCAAGCGAGTACTTCCCCGACGAGGAGGACGCACTGGAGAACAACGAGTTCACCACTGAGGTGAGCATAGACCTGTCGAACCCAGAGACGAAGACAGAGAACGGCGTGGAGGTGACGGTGAACGGTGGTCACGTGACAGCCAACCACGGTACGGAGAAGAAGATATGCTATGTGGTGAGCGGAACGACCACCGATGGCTCGCTTACGGTGATAGGCGAAAAGAAATATGCCGTGAAGCTCAACGGAGCAAGCATAACCAACCCCGACTCGGCTGCGCTGAACCTGCTGAGCAGCAAGAGGGCATACATAATCCTCGCTGATGGCACCACGAACACGCTGAGCGACGGAACAGGGGGCTCACAGAAGGGCGCACTCTACTGCAAGGGTAAACTGCTGTTTAACGGAAACGGCTCACTAAGCGTGACTGGTAACACTAACAACGGCATACACTCGGCCGACTACATAGTGTTCCGCAAGGGCAATAACATATATGTGAAATCGACTGCCAACAACGGCATCAAGGCGAACGACGGCGTGTTCATCAATGGCGGAATACTGAACGTAGAGGTGCAGGCAGCTGCTGCCAAGGGCATAAGCAGCGAGAGCCACGTCATAGTGAATGGCGGACGCACGACGGTGCTTACTACCGGCAACGGCATGTATGACTCAGACGACAAGGAGGCAAAGGGTGCAGCAGGCATAAAGACCGACTCTACGTTCACCATCAACGCTGGCGAACTGAGGCTGAAAAGCACAGGCAGCGGTGGCAAGGGCATCAACGCCGACGGCACGGCCACCTTCAACGGCGGAAGCGTGATGATCGTAACGACAGGAGGGAAGTACAGTGGTTCGGGCGACACCTCGTCGCCAAAGGGCATCAGGGCCGATGGCAACATCATCATCAATGGCGGAAGAATATTGGTGCGCACCAGTGGCAACGGTGGCGAGGGCATAGAGACCAAGGGCACGATGACCATCACTGGCGGAGAAGTGGCCAGCTATGCCTACGACGATGCCATCAACTCGAAGAGCGACATGACTATCAGCGGTGGCTATGTATATGCGCAGGGACAGCACAACGACGGACTCGACGCCAACGGCAACTGCTACATCAATGGCGGACTCATCTATGCCATCTGTTCTGGCTCGCCTGAGGTGGCCATCGATGCCAACACGGAGGGTGGCAAGAAGCTCTACGTCACAGGCGGCACCATCGTCGCCATAGGCGGACTGGAGGGTGGCAGCAGCCTCACGCAGTCGTGCTATCAGGCCTCCTCATGGTCTTCTGACACATGGTATGCGCTCACCGTAGGCAGCAGCACCTTCGCCTTCAAGACGCCATCAAGCGGTGGTTCAGGTCTTGTAGTCAGTGGTGCCTCTCAGCCCACACTCCTGTCGGGTGTCAACGTTTCAGGCGGCACATCCGTTTTCGCAGGTCTCGGCGTCTTTGGCGCCACAACGAGCGACGGCTCTTCAGTAAGTCTCTCGTCATACTCCGGCAACAGCAACGGCCCAGGCGGTGGGTTCAGGAGATAGGGAGATTAGGAAATCCTAGGTTTTTCTAGGAAATCCTAGGTTTTTCTAGGAAATCCTAGGTTTTTCTAGGAAATCCTAGGAATACCTAGGACAGCCTAGGATTTCCTATGGTTTCTAGGAGTCCTTCAAGTTCTTTTATTCTTGCTTTCAGCTGCAAGTTTTCTGCTTCTAAAGCACGAAGACGCGAATCAACTTCCTGACGATATCCCGTACGGGCAGCATGCATACGCTCCTTGATACCACCCTCAGTAACAAAACGATGTTCCAGTTTCTCTAAATAAGCACACATCATCTTGTCAGTCTGATGACAGAGAGTAAGCAACAGATTAGCCATCTCCTCATCATTCATTTTAGCTACCAGTGGTTCATAGTCACTAAAGTCATTGTGAGAATGACAAAAATCACGGAGTCGTTGCTGTCGTTTATTATCAGCAGACCATATAGCAAGATGGTGAGTATTAAGGTAATCCTGATAATCAGAACGTAGCTCTTGAAGACTACCTCGTGCCACATTTAGAAGTTTTATCTCCATCTCCGAACTGGTCTGGCCATCTTCACTTCCCTCAACAATATTTTGTTTACCGCTACGTGCAGCCTGTACCATTTGATCTACTGTACGATCACCATAAGCAGGTAGGAACCGATGGCAGAAGTCTACTGTCAGCTGATAGATAGCATCACTCTTACGGTAGAAATACAGTTCTTTCCAAACGACGGATTTCTTTAACACTTTACCTTTAGTATCGTATTCCATATTGCAAAAGTACGAATAAGTGAACATAACTCAAAATAAAACACAACTTTTGTTATGTTCTTCTCTCATTTTTTCGTATCTTTGCACCTCAAAACGAAGATGAAGTAATGAACGACACAAAGATAATCAACGACCCTGTATTCGGATTCATAAAAATACCGCGAGGACTGCTATATGACATTGTGCGCCACCCACTGATGCAACGACTGAACCGCATAAACCAGTTGGGACTGGCATCGGTGGTTTATCCAGGAGCACGACACACCCGTTTTCAGCACTCGTTGGGAGCGTTCTACCTGATGAGCGAAGCAATAATAAGCCTGCAGCAGAAGGGGAACTTCATCTTCGACAGTGAAGCTGAAGCCGTGGAAGCAGCCATACTGATGCACGACATAGGCCACGGTCCGTTCTCACACGTGCTGGAAAACACACTCATCTCGGGCATATCGCACGAAGACATTTCGCTGCTGATGATGGAACAGATAAACCGCGACCTGGGCGGACAGCTGAACCTGGCTATATCGATATTCAAGGACGAGTATCCGAAACGATTCCTGCATCAGCTCATCAGCTCGCAGTTAGACATGGACCGATTGGACTACCTGCGTCGAGACTCGTTCTTCACAGGAGTGACGGAAGGCAACATTGGCAGCGCACGCATAATAAAGATGCTCAACGTGGTGGACGACCGGCTGGTTGTGGAACAGAAAGGTATATACTCGCTGGAGAACTACCTCACCACCCGACGACTGATGTACTGGCAGGTGTATCTGCACAAGACTGCAGTGGGCTACGAGAAGGTGCTGGTGAACATGCTCACTAGGGCGAAGCACCTGACACGACAGGGACACAAGGTGTTCGCCTCGCCTGCCCTCGCCTACTTCCTGGAAAACGATGTGGACAGAGAGTGGTTCTCTACCCACGACGAGGCGCTGCTCATGTATGAGGAGCTTGACGACAGCGACCTGTGGAGCGCCATGAAGGCATGGAAGCACAGCGACGACAAGATTCTGGCCACGCTGGCCACCGATATGCTGGACCGAATAATATTCAAAGTAGAGGTGCACGACGAGCCTGTGAGCGAAGAGCGCATAGACGAACTACAGGCACAGATAGCCGAGAAAGCGGGTATAGAGAAAGTCGACGCCCACTATCTCATGAGCCTGAACACGATACAGAAAGACATGTACTCGATAGACGACGACTCGATAGACATACTCTACAAAGACGGTACGATAAAGGACATCTCAGAGGCATCGGAGATACTCAATGTGGCACTGCTCTCAAAAAAAATAAGAAAATATTACCTTTGTTATCAAAGATTTTAAATAATTTTTATTACCTTTGCCGCGAAAAGCCTGTTCGTGTTATAGATAACGAACATTTTATTGCAATAAAAGAGACTCATCTTAAATTTAAGAAATGGAATTTAAAGCGAAACAAATTGCCGACTTTATTGGCGGACGTGTGGAAGGCAACGAGGATGCCGCAGTCTTTACCTTTGCAAAGATTGAAGAAGGAAAACCCGGTGCCATCTCGTTCCTGTCGAATCCCAAATATACACATTACCTCTACGACACAGAGTCAACAATAGTGCTCGTCAACGATGATCTTGAGCTGGAACACGAGGTAAAGCCCACACTGATTCGCGTAAAGAATGCCTATGAGGCAGTAGCTAAACTCCTGCAGCTCTATGCTTCCATGCAGCCAAAGAAGACTGGCATAGACAAGCTGGCAAGCATATCAGAGAAAGCCACCATTGGAAAAGACGTGTTCATCGGCGCATTCGCTGTCATCGGCGACGGTGCTGTCATTGGCGACGGCGCACAGATTCACGCACACACAGTCATAGGCGACGGAGTGAAGATTGGTGATGGCAGCATCATCTATCCTAACGTAACAATATACCAGGGATGCCAGCTGGGCAAGAATGTCACCATCCACGCAGGCAGCGTAATAGGTGCCGACGGCTTCGGATTCGCTCCTAATGTGGAAGGCTACGACAAGATTCCACAGATAGGCATAGTTATCATAGAAGACAACGTGGAGATAGGTGCCAACACCTGCGTTGACCGCTCTACGATGGGTGCTACAGTTATCCACAAGGGTGTGAAGCTCGACAACCTCATTCAGGTGGCACACAACGTGGAGATAGGCGAGAACACCGTAATGTCAGCACAGGTAGGCATAGCAGGCTCGACAAAGGTTGGCTCATGGTGCATGTTCGGCGGACAGGTTGGTCTGGCAGGCCACATCACGATAGGCGACCACGTGAACCTCGGAGCACAGTCGGGCGTGCCTGGCAGCATAAAGGAAAACCAGACGCTCATAGGAACACCTCCTATGGAGCCGAAAGCATACTTCAAGTCGCAGGCCATCTTCCGCCGTCTGCCAGAGATGTACAAAGAGCTGGCTGAACTGCGCAAGGAGCTTGACGAGCTGAAGAAAAAGTAATAAAAAAAACAAAAAGACATATACCCATGATGAAACAAAAGACACTGAAAGGCA from Prevotella sp. E13-27 carries:
- the asnA gene encoding aspartate--ammonia ligase, encoding MSTLIKPIDYKQLLDAKQTEQGIKLIKDFFQQNLSTELRLRRVTAPLFVLKGLGINDDLNGVERAVTFPIKDLGDARAEVVHSLAKWKRLSLAENGVEPGYGIYTDMNAIRADEELDNLHSLYVDQWDWEAVITKEDRTIAFLKNIVERIYAAIRRTEYLVCETYSQIKPFLPEKIHFIHSEELLAMYPDMTPKEREDAICKKYGAVFLIGIGGKLANGEKHDGRAPDYDDWSTIAEDGRAGLNGDILIWYPVLGRSFELSSMGIRVDKEALLRQLKIENQEQRLDLYFHRQLMSDKLPLSIGGGIGQSRLCMVMLQKAHIGEIQASIWPEDMRQKCLELGMPLI
- the nth gene encoding endonuclease III yields the protein MTRKELYSQVLSFFAEKMPEADTELEFADTFQLVVAVVLSAQCTDKRVNMVTPALFRRFPNARAMAESSADEIYEYVKSVSYPNSKASHLFEMSKLLVERHNGEVPSTMDELLALPGIGRKTANVVQAVAFGRSTLAVDTHVFRVSHRLGLVSKSANTPFKVETELTKHIPDEIIPRAHHWLLLHGRYVCTARNPKCDDCGLCNLCKDYLTRKPSPTRI
- a CDS encoding glucosaminidase domain-containing protein; its protein translation is MKKLLFLLLFSIPLCINAQMKWNQQYQNYVNQYKDVAIEEMRRWKIPASITLAQGLFESGAGNSELARKGNNHFGIKCHGWTGRTMYKDDDRKNECFRVYKSAFDSYEDHSKFLAQSQRYSRLFSLKTTDYKGWAHGLKACGYATNPQYPKKLIELIELYELDQYDRAGGSKSKNGFGFSISHPVKSFNKNYYVIARRGDTYKSLGKELGVSYRKLAKYNERDKNDVLEEGEVVWLRKKARKAPREYKNRLHYVSAGESMYYIAQKYGIRVKYLYKMNNLPPTYQIRVGDGLRVR
- a CDS encoding cytidine deaminase, whose translation is MKEITLESKIRVCQKDELPDDERNLVELAIEATANSYAPHSHFHVGAALLLANGKIVKGCNQENAVLPAGVCAERSAIFSAGAQYPDQAVTKLAIAARAGDGKLTELPVSPCGICRQVMVETETRFQQPMRILLYGETGVYVIDGIKELMPLAFTEF
- a CDS encoding right-handed parallel beta-helix repeat-containing protein, whose translation is MMKRILFFLFTITLLCLSCQDDESFTTSRNARLTFSSDTIKLDTVFSSVGSATYSFWVYNNNSDGVRISQAFLRKGNQTGYRVNVDGTFLDNARGSSVSDLELRKGDSLRVFVELTAPENLRSLVQLITDDIVFALESGVEQSVNLRGYAWDALSVKDLKVTNDSTIQSSKPIVVYGGITVGEGVTLKILNTQLYFHDKAGINVYGTLKTDSVLMRGDRLDHMFAYLPYDRVSGQWEGIHLYGSSEGNELKNTELRSAMYGVICDSAKLSSQNQRLYMENSIVHNCKGNGLELYNTYAGIKKCQLSNMLGSCVLVYGGAVIMDSCTIAQFYPFSAQRNVALQIYNKFNNAPYPLEQFQMTNSILTGYANDEILGKQESEDAAFNYLFINTLLRTPQVENDTVHYKQILWEKPSDEISGKKHFVLVDETNFIYDFHLKEESPAKGLGCY
- a CDS encoding NADH peroxidase, translated to MKKKFICAVCGYIYEGENPPEKCPICKAPASKFSELKDDADMTYATVHKIGDGKLEGVSEEMINDLRAHFNGECSEVGQYLAMARQADREGYPEIAEAFKRYAFEEADHASRFAELLGECVWADTKTNLEKRAAAEAGACEDKFRIAKNAKAAGFDAIHDTVHEMAKDEARHGAGFAGLLKRYFGK
- a CDS encoding DUF4295 domain-containing protein; amino-acid sequence: MAKKTVATLHEGSKDGRAYSKVIKMVRSPKTGAYIFDEQMVPNEDVKDFFKN
- the rpmG gene encoding 50S ribosomal protein L33, which encodes MASKKAKGNRVQVVLECTEMKNSGLGGTSRYVTTKNRKNTPERMELMKYNPILKKMTLHKEIK
- the rpmB gene encoding 50S ribosomal protein L28; protein product: MSKVCQITGKKAQIGNNVSHSKHRTKRSFDVNLFSKKFFWVEQNCWISLKISAAGLRLINKIGLDAAIRQAVDKGYLTWNDLDKKVFAWGN
- a CDS encoding CinA family protein, with protein sequence MDFESKIISREISELLWEKEKTLATAESCTGGRIAEAVIAVPGASKYFKGGIICYVNEVKERLLGVSHDLLEEKTAVCEEVAVEMVKGACATLDTDYAIAATGFAGPGGGTKEIPVGTIWLACGTKDKVTTRKVEEDHGRDINLAIATNVAIQLFRDFLKQEDAEEAETSAE